Part of the Sulfuricurvum kujiense DSM 16994 genome, CGAATCGCTGTTGTAACAGTAGCCGCCGTCGGGTTGATAAAGGAGCATTTACGTCTCTTTGCGTTATTATTTAGGCAATTATATCTCTCTATAGGTTTAACTATGATTATTATCCCTGCCCGTCTCGCCTCCACCCGTTTTCCCGAAAAAGTGCTCGCCGATATCGGCGGATTGCCGATGGTGATCCGCACCGCCAAACGGGTAGAGGGGATCGACCGTGTCGTGGTCGCCTGCGACGATGAAAAAATCCTCGATATCTGCGCTCAGTACGGCGTCGAAGCGCGTCTCACCTCTACGACGCACAAAAGCGGAACCGACCGCATCAACGAGTGCGCCCAGATTATCGACGTACCAGATGACGAACTCATCATCAACGTCCAAGCCGACGAGCCGTTTATCGAAACCGAAGTGCTGGAACTGCTGATAGAGCGTCTGAACGAACTGAAAAAGCAAAATGCTCCGTTCATTATGGCGAGCTGCTACAACGCGATCAATACCGAATCGGCACAGGACCCGAACCTCGTCAAAGTGATCACCGACGCGGATCATAACGCGATCTATTTCTCCCGTTCACCCATCCCGTTCAACCGCAGCGGGGAAGCGAACTATTTCGGACATATCGGGATTTACGGATTTACGAAAAAATCGCTCCATGATTTCTGTGCGCTGGGCGAAGCACCCCTCGAAGATATCGAAAAGCTCGAACAGTTACGCGCCCTCTATCACGGCAAAAAAATCTCGATGATCAAAGTGGCGAGTGCCGGATTCGGGATCGATACGGTGGAAGATTTGGAGCGGGCAAAGAAGATTTTCGGCGTTTGATATAAAAGGTTTTTAATTGCTATACTGTTGCTATACTTAAGTCGTAGAATTATTAAAACGAATAAAGGACAAGAAATGTCACTCATCGAAACGTTTACCGATTACGTTCTCAACCGCAAAAGCCTCAAAGAGTATGTCGAAGCCCGAAAGACGATCAATGAACGGGGCGAATTTAACGATGCCAAACTTATTCAAGCACAAGAAAATCTGGACCGCCTAAAAGCTGAAGAGCCCGAAATTTATGAGGGTATGTACGCTACATTAGCTAAAATTTATGCACAAAACAAAGGATTGACGATCGAATATCCTATCGAATTTACGCGCCAGATTCTCCGAATGTATAAAACGTCGCTTACTCCAAAACAAGTGTATGAAGAGTATACGCGGATTTTGGATCATTACCACCACGACATTTAAGGGCATCCGCCCTTTTTCTTATTTTTCGACCGAAGCGATCCGAAAAGCGATTGAATTTTGAAAAATAAGGGGGCTGGCATACTGGCATGTTAACACCCCGCCAATCGGTGCTACGATTTTTTCCAGCTTTTCCCCGCTGAGTGCATCGGTAATACGACCTAATATATCCCCTTTCTCCACTGTCGCACCGCAGGAAACCACCGAATCGAAAATACCCGCACGGGAAGCTTTTAGCACCGTAATATATTCGGGCTGTATGATATTGCTCGAATATCCCTCAAACATCGGAAGATCCAGCATCCCGCGCTTCGTCATTAAACGCACCAGCGCTTCGTGGACTTCACTGCTGGTGGTATTATTAATCGCACCGTTTTTACCGAATACGATGGAGAGGGCTTTTGTCTCCCACAGCTGCCAGTTATACTGGAGCATTACCGTCTCGATCGGGCTGTAAGGGCGATAATGGATAAAACGCATCCCCAAATCCCGTGCCGATTCGATATCCTCATAGCCGCTTTTGATGATTTTGACGTAAGGCAGACACATCCCCTGATCCCGACGCCCCTCCAAGATAATGCCGTAATCGAATCCCTGAAGGGATTGAAACAGCTTTGCGGCAATCCGCTGTGTCGTCTCACCCTGTGCATAGCCGGGGAACATCATATTGATGTCGGTTTTATCGAGCGGCCAAAACGTCTCCCCCATATTCAAAGCATAGGTATTGACCGCCGGTATTACCAGAATTTTGCCGATGATTTTCCCCTCTTCCTCTTTTTGACGAAGATAATCGACCAGACGGGAAGCAACATAAAGCTGATTAATATGATCTCCGCTCATCGCTCCTACGATCGCGATAGAAGGGCCCTTTGATTCTTCACCGAATAAAAACCCCTCGACTTTGAGCGGAGCGCGGTTGGGAGATTTAAAATTAAGTATTTCGAGCCGCTTCATCCGTTTTCTCCAAATATACGTCCGACCAAGGATCCCTCATAAACGATAGGATAGGCCCTGAGTGTAAACAGTATCCCTCCGATCGGAGCGAT contains:
- the kdsB gene encoding 3-deoxy-manno-octulosonate cytidylyltransferase, with amino-acid sequence MIIIPARLASTRFPEKVLADIGGLPMVIRTAKRVEGIDRVVVACDDEKILDICAQYGVEARLTSTTHKSGTDRINECAQIIDVPDDELIINVQADEPFIETEVLELLIERLNELKKQNAPFIMASCYNAINTESAQDPNLVKVITDADHNAIYFSRSPIPFNRSGEANYFGHIGIYGFTKKSLHDFCALGEAPLEDIEKLEQLRALYHGKKISMIKVASAGFGIDTVEDLERAKKIFGV
- a CDS encoding M14 family metallopeptidase, with amino-acid sequence MKRLEILNFKSPNRAPLKVEGFLFGEESKGPSIAIVGAMSGDHINQLYVASRLVDYLRQKEEEGKIIGKILVIPAVNTYALNMGETFWPLDKTDINMMFPGYAQGETTQRIAAKLFQSLQGFDYGIILEGRRDQGMCLPYVKIIKSGYEDIESARDLGMRFIHYRPYSPIETVMLQYNWQLWETKALSIVFGKNGAINNTTSSEVHEALVRLMTKRGMLDLPMFEGYSSNIIQPEYITVLKASRAGIFDSVVSCGATVEKGDILGRITDALSGEKLEKIVAPIGGVLTCQYASPLIFQNSIAFRIASVEK